Proteins encoded by one window of Enterobacter hormaechei subsp. xiangfangensis:
- the livK gene encoding high-affinity branched-chain amino acid ABC transporter substrate-binding protein LivK, whose translation MKRNAKTLIAGMVALSISHAAMADDIKVAVVGAMSGPVAQWGDMEFNGARQAIKDINAKGGIKGDKLVGVEYDDACDPKQAVAVANKIVNDGIQYVIGHLCSSSTQPASDIYEDEGILMITPGATNPELTQRGYQHIMRTAGLDSSQGPTAAKYILETVKPQRIAIIHDKQQYGEGLARSVQDGLKKGGANIVFFDGITAGEKDFSALIARLQKENIDFVYYGGYYPEMGQMLRQARATGLKTQFMGPEGVGNASLSNIAGDSAEGMLVTMPKRYDQDPANKTIVDALKAQKKDPSGPYVWITYAAVQSLATALDRTGSKEPLDLVKDLKAHGANTVIGPLNWDEKGDLKGFEFGVFKWHADGSSSVAR comes from the coding sequence ATGAAAAGGAACGCGAAGACATTAATCGCGGGGATGGTCGCACTGTCGATCTCGCATGCCGCTATGGCAGACGACATTAAAGTTGCGGTAGTGGGGGCGATGTCCGGCCCTGTTGCCCAGTGGGGTGACATGGAGTTCAACGGCGCGCGTCAGGCCATCAAAGATATCAACGCCAAAGGCGGGATCAAAGGCGACAAGCTGGTGGGCGTGGAGTATGACGACGCCTGCGATCCAAAACAGGCCGTCGCGGTCGCCAACAAAATTGTTAACGACGGTATCCAGTACGTCATAGGGCACCTGTGTTCCTCTTCCACGCAGCCTGCGTCTGATATCTACGAAGACGAAGGCATTCTGATGATCACCCCGGGCGCCACCAACCCGGAACTGACCCAGCGCGGCTACCAGCACATCATGCGTACCGCCGGTCTGGACTCCTCTCAGGGGCCAACCGCCGCCAAATACATCCTCGAAACCGTTAAGCCGCAGCGTATCGCCATCATTCACGATAAGCAGCAGTACGGCGAAGGCCTGGCGCGTTCCGTACAGGACGGCCTGAAAAAAGGCGGGGCAAACATCGTCTTCTTCGACGGCATTACCGCCGGTGAGAAAGACTTCTCCGCGCTGATCGCCCGTCTGCAAAAAGAGAATATCGACTTCGTTTACTACGGCGGCTACTACCCGGAAATGGGGCAGATGCTGCGCCAGGCGCGCGCCACCGGTCTGAAAACCCAGTTCATGGGGCCAGAGGGCGTGGGCAATGCCTCCCTGTCCAACATCGCGGGGGATTCTGCCGAAGGCATGCTGGTGACGATGCCAAAACGCTATGACCAGGATCCGGCGAATAAGACTATCGTGGATGCGCTCAAGGCGCAGAAGAAAGATCCGAGTGGTCCGTACGTCTGGATCACCTACGCGGCCGTACAGTCTCTGGCCACCGCGCTGGACCGTACCGGCAGCAAAGAACCGCTGGATCTGGTGAAAGATTTAAAAGCGCACGGGGCGAACACCGTGATTGGGCCGCTGAACTGGGATGAGAAAGGCGATCTGAAGGGATTTGAATTTGGTGTCTTTAAGTGGCACGCCGACGGTTCGTCCTCGGTCGCCAGATAA